From a region of the Castanea sativa cultivar Marrone di Chiusa Pesio chromosome 10, ASM4071231v1 genome:
- the LOC142612563 gene encoding ferredoxin C 2, chloroplastic, with the protein MDFLTLPCNSCTSLYRQLSSPKTYNHRFSSLKCRREKTTSELQTQTGRAGNNNNYNFSPSIPTHKVTVHDRQRGVVHEFFVPEDQYILHTAESQNISLPFACRHGCCTSCAVRVKSGQIRQPEALGISAELRSKGYALLCVGFPSSDLEVETQDEDEVYWLQFGRYFARGPVERDDYALELAMGDE; encoded by the exons ATGGACTTTCTTACACTTCCCTGTAATTCCTGCACTTCGCTGTACCGGCAACTCTCTTCGCCGAAGACTTACAATCACCGCTTTAGTTCATTGAAATGTCGCCGCGAAAAAACGACGTCGGAGCTCCAAACGCAGACCGGTCGAGCCGGTAACAATAACAACTACAACTTCTCTCCCTCGATCCCGACCCATAAAGTCACTGTTCACGACCGACAACGCGGAGTGGTTCACGAGTTCTTCGTTCCCGAG GACCAGTATATATTGCACACAGCTGAATCTCAAAATATCTCGCTTCCATTTGCTTGCAGGCACG GTTGTTGTACTAGCTGTGCTGTACGTGTAAAATCTGGACAAATTAGACAGCCTGAAGCGCTAGGAATATCTGCAGAATTGAGATCAAAG GGGTATGCACTACTTTGTGTGGGTTTCCCATCATCTGACCTTGAAGTAGAAACACAAGACGAGGATGAG GTGTATTGGCTTCAATTTGGAAGATATTTTGCCCGAGGACCAGTT GAGAGAGATGACTATGCGTTGGAGCTTGCCATGGGCGATGAATGA